One region of Chanodichthys erythropterus isolate Z2021 chromosome 19, ASM2448905v1, whole genome shotgun sequence genomic DNA includes:
- the tlcd3bb gene encoding ceramide synthase isoform X1 — protein sequence MEESSSDILLNFFFYVLRKKEVIWKGEPDGRSAEGFFEHSIIRVHLRGTMLSILAAGSVFFPGLFLLSRHCLKSIPGLRWSEGDAVIVSARLVSSIQAIMASTAGYIISSSCQDIIEDQHWLTCTYIWFAVPYFVYDIYAMFMCYWHKLQVKGHEVDNGSKSKAMAVRGYLRREFLMILHHVVMVTACFPISVFWRQGKGDYFQGVMFLAELSTPSVCLGKILIQYKQQHTLLHKVNGAVMLITFFLCRVLLFPYLYYVYGRYASIPFYRVPFEVPWQCNLGAALLMAPQLYWFSLICRGALRLFTGRSSRSRKPTAPVKPDYEGHEPMTQSANGYSTQMVGRDTPAMSH from the exons AAGGGGGAGCCGGACGGGCGATCTGCGGAGGGCTTTTTTGAACACAGTATTATCAGAGTTCACCTACGAGGGACCATGTTGTCCATCTTAGCGGCGGGGTCTGTGTTCTTCCCGGGCCTTTTCCTGTTGTCCAGGCACTGTCTCAAATCCATCCCTGGACTGCGGTGGAGTGAGGGCGATGCCGTCATCGTTTCAGCCAG gtTGGTGTCATCTATCCAAGCTATTATGGCTTCTACGGCTGGTTACATCATCTCCTCATCCTGTCAGGACATCATTGAGGACCA ACACTGGCTGACCTGCACCTACATATGGTTTGCTGTGCCGTACTTTGTGTATGACATCTACGCCATGTTCATGTGTTACTGGCACAAGCTCCAGGTCAAAGGGCACGAGGTGGACAACGGCTCCAAATCCAAGGCTATGGCAGTCAGAGGCTATCTCCGGCGAGAGTTCCTCATGATCTTACATCACGTTGTCATGGTCACCGCGTGCTTCCCTATCTCTGTG TTCTGGAGGCAGGGAAAGGGCGATTACTTCCAGGGTGTCATGTTCCTGGCTGAACTCAGCACACCGTCCGTCTGTCTGGGCAAAATCCTCATCCAG TACAAGCAACAGCACACACTTCTTCACAAAGTGAATGGAGCTGTTATGCTGATCACTTTCTTCCTCTGTCGAGTCCTTCTCTTCCCCTATCTCTACTACGTTTATGGAAG GTACGCCTCTATTCCCTTCTACCGGGTTCCTTTTGAGGTGCCCTGGCAGTGTAATCTCGGAGCGGCTCTCCTCATGGCCCCGCAGCTCTACTGGTTCTCCCTGATCTGCAGGGGGGCACTGCGCCTGTTTACCGGCCGATCCTCGCGCTCCCGCAAACCGACGGCTCCGGTCAAGCCCGATTACGAAGGACATGAGCCAATGACTCAGTCGGCCAATGGATACAGTACACAGATGGTGGGTCGGGACACACCCGCAATGTCTCACTGA
- the tlcd3bb gene encoding ceramide synthase isoform X2: protein MRMMMMMLGCRFHPLFWTTIGKGEPDGRSAEGFFEHSIIRVHLRGTMLSILAAGSVFFPGLFLLSRHCLKSIPGLRWSEGDAVIVSARLVSSIQAIMASTAGYIISSSCQDIIEDQHWLTCTYIWFAVPYFVYDIYAMFMCYWHKLQVKGHEVDNGSKSKAMAVRGYLRREFLMILHHVVMVTACFPISVFWRQGKGDYFQGVMFLAELSTPSVCLGKILIQYKQQHTLLHKVNGAVMLITFFLCRVLLFPYLYYVYGRYASIPFYRVPFEVPWQCNLGAALLMAPQLYWFSLICRGALRLFTGRSSRSRKPTAPVKPDYEGHEPMTQSANGYSTQMVGRDTPAMSH, encoded by the exons atgaggatgatgatgatgatgctggGATGCAGGTTCCATCCTTTGTTTTGGACAACAATAGGG AAGGGGGAGCCGGACGGGCGATCTGCGGAGGGCTTTTTTGAACACAGTATTATCAGAGTTCACCTACGAGGGACCATGTTGTCCATCTTAGCGGCGGGGTCTGTGTTCTTCCCGGGCCTTTTCCTGTTGTCCAGGCACTGTCTCAAATCCATCCCTGGACTGCGGTGGAGTGAGGGCGATGCCGTCATCGTTTCAGCCAG gtTGGTGTCATCTATCCAAGCTATTATGGCTTCTACGGCTGGTTACATCATCTCCTCATCCTGTCAGGACATCATTGAGGACCA ACACTGGCTGACCTGCACCTACATATGGTTTGCTGTGCCGTACTTTGTGTATGACATCTACGCCATGTTCATGTGTTACTGGCACAAGCTCCAGGTCAAAGGGCACGAGGTGGACAACGGCTCCAAATCCAAGGCTATGGCAGTCAGAGGCTATCTCCGGCGAGAGTTCCTCATGATCTTACATCACGTTGTCATGGTCACCGCGTGCTTCCCTATCTCTGTG TTCTGGAGGCAGGGAAAGGGCGATTACTTCCAGGGTGTCATGTTCCTGGCTGAACTCAGCACACCGTCCGTCTGTCTGGGCAAAATCCTCATCCAG TACAAGCAACAGCACACACTTCTTCACAAAGTGAATGGAGCTGTTATGCTGATCACTTTCTTCCTCTGTCGAGTCCTTCTCTTCCCCTATCTCTACTACGTTTATGGAAG GTACGCCTCTATTCCCTTCTACCGGGTTCCTTTTGAGGTGCCCTGGCAGTGTAATCTCGGAGCGGCTCTCCTCATGGCCCCGCAGCTCTACTGGTTCTCCCTGATCTGCAGGGGGGCACTGCGCCTGTTTACCGGCCGATCCTCGCGCTCCCGCAAACCGACGGCTCCGGTCAAGCCCGATTACGAAGGACATGAGCCAATGACTCAGTCGGCCAATGGATACAGTACACAGATGGTGGGTCGGGACACACCCGCAATGTCTCACTGA
- the pagr1 gene encoding PAXIP1-associated glutamate-rich protein 1, producing MQAAEDAQSSLAERVESMGVSEQDKTAGKEEEKDKERDEDTSKTAKDTITEGDTNGDKEAMDVEEQKDGMTTDGEMNGGGEGKLQQSEEDWEIPYSDEEMEDPKNWMPPPEEIKRLYELLAKGDKLELKWVALPRRPPTPPRTPSPERDGEDSQEAKQEQNERKALTPTEFDFDEEQTMATPKNSFLNRRRTPGSSARSSVRREARLDKVLSDMKRHRKIEEQILRTGRDLFKNDKSRPGPAVEPPLSPNSQREREKERERDSDPSTVFSPRQRRY from the exons ATGCAGGCGGCAGAGGACGCGCAGTCCTCTCTAGCGGAGCGCGTAGAATCTATGGGAGTGAGTGAACAGGACAAAACTGCAGGAAAAGAGGAAGAAAAGGATAAAGAAAGAGACGAGGACACATCTAAAACCGCAAAGGATACTATAACAGAGGGTGACACAA ACGGAGACAAAGAAGCCATGGATGTAGAGGAGCAGAAAGATGGAATGACCACAGATGGAGAGATGAATGGAGGTGGTGAAGGGAAGCTGCAGCAGTCTGAGGAGGACTGGGAGATCCCTTACAGTGACGAGGAGATGGAGGACCCCAAGAACTGGATGCCTCCACCCGAGGAGATCAAACGGCTGTATGAGCTTCTGGCTAAAGGAGACAAGCTCGAGCTGAAGTGGGTCGCTCTTCCACGCCGACCTCCGACCCCTCCACGCACTCCCTCACCTGAGAGAGACGGAGAAGACTCGCAGGAGGCCAAACAAGAGCAGAATGAGCGCAA AGCCCTCACACCAACCGAATTTGATTTTGATGAAGAGCAGACTATGGCCACTCCCAAGAACTCTTTTCTCAATCGCCGCAGGACACCAG GTTCCTCTGCCCGCTCTTCGGTCAGACGCGAGGCCCGGCTGGACAAAGTGCTGTCGGACATGAAGCGTCACAGAAAAATTGAGGAGCAGATTCTAAGGACAGGTCGTGACCTTTTTAAAAACGATAAATCGCGGCCAGGGCCCGCCGTCGAGCCGCCTTTATCGCCGAACAGTCAGCGAGAGCGGGAAAAAGAACGAGAAAGAGACAGCGACCCCAGCACTGTCTTCAGCCCCAGACAGAGGAGATACTGA
- the vps25 gene encoding vacuolar protein-sorting-associated protein 25: protein MSFEWPWQYNFPPFFTLQPNVDTRQKQLAAWCSLVLSYCRQRKLYTLDVLEAQESPVFNNKKIERKLSVEAIQVVFEELRKKGNLEWLDKNKSRCLIMWRRPEEWGKLIYQWVSKNGMVNSVFTLYELSNGDDTENEEFHGLEDWMLLRSLQALQTDGKAEVISMDDGKGVKFF, encoded by the exons ATGAGTTTTGAGTGGCCCTGGCAGTATAACTTTCCTCCATTTTTTAC ATTGCAGCCAAATGTTGACACGAGACAGAAGCAGTTGGCGGCATGGTGCTCACTCGTGCTGTCTTACTGTCGTCAGCGCAAGCTCTACACACTGGATGTGCTCGAGGCGCAGGAAAGCCCTGTGTTCAACAACAAGAAAATTGAGA GAAAACTTTCAGTTGAAGCCATACAAGTAGTTTTTGAagaattgagaaaaaaag GAAACCTGGAATGGTtggataaaaataaatcacGATGTCTTATAATGTGGAGGAGACCAGAGGAGTGGGGCAAACTCATTTATCAATGG GTTTCCAAAAATGGCATGGTCAACTCAGTGTTTACACTTTATGAACTCTCTAATGGGGATGACACAGAAAATGAag AGTTCCATGGATTGGAGGATTGGATGTTGCTGCGTTCACTGCAGGCCCTGCAGACTGATGGGAAAGCAGAAGTTATCTCTATGGATGATGGAAAAGGAGTCAAGTTCTTTTGA
- the tlcd3bb gene encoding ceramide synthase isoform X3, which yields MEESSSDILLNFFFYVLRKKEVIWKGEPDGRSAEGFFEHSIIRVHLRGTMLSILAAGSVFFPGLFLLSRHCLKSIPGLRWSEGDAVIVSARHWLTCTYIWFAVPYFVYDIYAMFMCYWHKLQVKGHEVDNGSKSKAMAVRGYLRREFLMILHHVVMVTACFPISVFWRQGKGDYFQGVMFLAELSTPSVCLGKILIQYKQQHTLLHKVNGAVMLITFFLCRVLLFPYLYYVYGRYASIPFYRVPFEVPWQCNLGAALLMAPQLYWFSLICRGALRLFTGRSSRSRKPTAPVKPDYEGHEPMTQSANGYSTQMVGRDTPAMSH from the exons AAGGGGGAGCCGGACGGGCGATCTGCGGAGGGCTTTTTTGAACACAGTATTATCAGAGTTCACCTACGAGGGACCATGTTGTCCATCTTAGCGGCGGGGTCTGTGTTCTTCCCGGGCCTTTTCCTGTTGTCCAGGCACTGTCTCAAATCCATCCCTGGACTGCGGTGGAGTGAGGGCGATGCCGTCATCGTTTCAGCCAG ACACTGGCTGACCTGCACCTACATATGGTTTGCTGTGCCGTACTTTGTGTATGACATCTACGCCATGTTCATGTGTTACTGGCACAAGCTCCAGGTCAAAGGGCACGAGGTGGACAACGGCTCCAAATCCAAGGCTATGGCAGTCAGAGGCTATCTCCGGCGAGAGTTCCTCATGATCTTACATCACGTTGTCATGGTCACCGCGTGCTTCCCTATCTCTGTG TTCTGGAGGCAGGGAAAGGGCGATTACTTCCAGGGTGTCATGTTCCTGGCTGAACTCAGCACACCGTCCGTCTGTCTGGGCAAAATCCTCATCCAG TACAAGCAACAGCACACACTTCTTCACAAAGTGAATGGAGCTGTTATGCTGATCACTTTCTTCCTCTGTCGAGTCCTTCTCTTCCCCTATCTCTACTACGTTTATGGAAG GTACGCCTCTATTCCCTTCTACCGGGTTCCTTTTGAGGTGCCCTGGCAGTGTAATCTCGGAGCGGCTCTCCTCATGGCCCCGCAGCTCTACTGGTTCTCCCTGATCTGCAGGGGGGCACTGCGCCTGTTTACCGGCCGATCCTCGCGCTCCCGCAAACCGACGGCTCCGGTCAAGCCCGATTACGAAGGACATGAGCCAATGACTCAGTCGGCCAATGGATACAGTACACAGATGGTGGGTCGGGACACACCCGCAATGTCTCACTGA